A genomic window from Struthio camelus isolate bStrCam1 chromosome 2, bStrCam1.hap1, whole genome shotgun sequence includes:
- the CPNE3 gene encoding copine-3 — protein MAAQCVTKVELTVACTNLLDKDVGSKSDPLCVLLQNTSGQQWYEVDRTERIKNSLNPKFSKKFLIDYYFELVQKLKFGIYDIDNKTFDLSDDDFLGEFECTLGQIVSNKTLTKPLVLKNGRPAGRGSIMITAEEVKDNRVVVLEVEARKLDNKDFFGKSDPYLEFHKQTGDGNWVMVHRTEVIKNNLNPVWRPFKISLNSLCYSDMDKSIKVECYDYDGDGSHDLIGSFQTTMSKLKEASRSSPVEFECINEKKRQKKKSYKNSGIVSVKHCEIIVECTFLDYIMGGCQLNFTVGIDFTGSNGDPRSPDSLHYLSPNGVNEYLTAIWSVGMVIQDYDTDKMFPAFGFGAQVPPSFQVSHEFPLNFNPSNPFCNGIQGIVDAYRACLPQVKLYGPTNFSPIINHVARFAAAATQQQTASQYFILLIITDGVITDLDQTRTAIVNASKLPMSIIIVGVGGADFDAMEFLDGDNGVLRSSSGEPAVRDIVQFVPFRKFQNAPKEALAQCVLAEVPQQVVNYFSTYKLQPPKNPAAK, from the exons ATGGCGGCACAGTGTGTGACAAAGGTGGAGCTGACTGTTGCCTGCACTAATCTCTTGGATAAAGATGTTGGTTCCAAGTCAGACCCGCTGTGTGTGCTTCTCCAGAACACAAGTGGTCAGCAGTGGTATGAG GTTGATCGCACAGAAAGAATTAAGAATTCCTTGAACCCAAAGTTTTCCAAGAAATTCCTAATTGATTATTATTTTGAGCTTGTTCAGAAACTTAAATTTGGGATATATGACATTGACAACAAGACCTTTGATCTGAGTGATGATGATTTCCTAGGAGAATTTGAGTGTACGCTGGGGCAA ATAGTTTCTAACAAGACTTTAACAAAACCATTGGTACTTAAAAATGGCAGACCTGCTGGAAGAGGAAGTATTATG ATTACAGCAGAAGAAGTGAAGGATAACAGAGTAGTTGTATTGGAAGTAGAAGCAAGGAAATTGGACAATAAG GATTTTTTTGGAAAGTCAGATCCTTATCTGGAATTCCACAAGCAGACTGGAGATGGAAACTGGGTGATGGTTCACAGAACAGAG GTTATTAAAAACAACTTGAATCCTGTTTGGAGGCCATTTAAAATCTCTCTCAATTCTCTGTGTTACAGTGACATGGATAAGTCAATCAAG GTAGAGTGCTATGACTATGATGGTGATGGGTCTCATGATCTCATAGGAAGTTTTCAAACAACGATGTCAAAACTGAAGGAAGCATCTCGGTCCTCACCT GTTGAATTTGAATGCATcaatgaaaagaaaagacagaagaaaaaaagctataaaaactcTGGCATTGTGAGCGTTAAGCACTGTGAG ATCATAGTAGAATGTACATTCCTTGACTATATCATGGGTGGATGTCAGCTGAATTTCACA GTGGGGATAGATTTTACAGGCTCCAATGGAGATCCTCGCTCCCCAGACTCTCTGCATTACCTAAGCCCTAATGGAGTTAATGAATACCTAACAGCCATTTGGTCTGTAGGAATGGTCATTCAGGACTATGATAC AGATAAAATGTTTCCAGCCTTTGGATTTGGTGCACAGGTGCCTCCTTCATTTCAG GTGTCACATGAGTTCCCATTAAATTTCAACCCATCAAACCCCTTCTGTAATG GCATCCAAGGCATTGTTGACGCGTATCGGGCTTGTCTTCCTCAAGTGAAGTTATATGGGCCAACCAATTTTTCTCCAATTATAAACCACGTGGCAAGatttgctgctgcagctacacAGCAGCAAACAGCATCT CAATACTTCATACTTCTGATCATAACGGATGGTGTAATAACAGATCTTGATCAAACTCGAACTGCCATAGTTAATGCTTCAAAATTGCCCATGTCCATTATCATTGTTGGTGTTGGGGGAGCAGACTTTGATGCTATGGAGTTTCTTGATGGTGACAATGGAGTTCTTAGGTCCTCCTCAGGAGAACCAGCTGTCAGAGACATTGTCCAGTTTGTGCCATTTAGGAAGTTCCAGAAT gctCCAAAAGAAGCTCTGGCTCAATGTGTCCTCGCCGAAGTCCCTCAGCAAGTGGTGAACTACTTCAGCACCTACAAACTGCAACCTCCTAAGAATCCTGCTGCAAAGTGA
- the RMDN1 gene encoding regulator of microtubule dynamics protein 1 isoform X1, giving the protein MAALARAQPFRRGPACLGRPLLRRQGGPGARRGAGGSEALGKGFTRGVLLSTGSFLVYETYRLISRSAEVHASFKVEEVIEQADYLYGSGETEKLYRLLVQHKNSEDAELLWRLARASRDLAQLSSTSTEEKKQLVYEALEYAKKALEKNESNFAAHKWYAICISDVGDYEGIKAKIANAFVIKEHFQKAIELNPKDATSIHLMGIWCYSFAEMPWYQRKIAAMLFATPPTSTYKEALRYFHMAEEADPNFYSKNLLFLGKTYLKLNNKKMALLWLSKAKDYPAHTEEDKQVQKEALELLNSI; this is encoded by the exons ATGGCGGCGCTGGCGCGGGCGCAGCCcttccgccgcggccccgcctgCCTGGGGAGGCCGCTGCTGCGGCGGCAGGGggggcccggcgcccgccgcggggccggcggcagcgag GCGCTTGGAAAAGGCTTTACGAGGGGGGTTTTGCTGTCAACAGGGTCCTTTCTGGTTTATGAAACTTACAGGCTGATTTCTCGCTCTGCTGAGGTTCATGCAAGCTTCAAAG TAGAAGAAGTTATAGAGCAAGCAGATTACCTGTATGGGAGTGGAGAAACTGAAAAACTCTATCGGTTGCTGGTTCAACATAAAAATAG CGAGGATGCAGAGCTGTTGTGGCGGCTGGCACGGGCATCACGTGATCTAGCTCAGCTTAGTAGTActtctacagaggaaaaaaagcaactggTTTATGAAGCCCTTGAGTATGCAAAAAAGGCACTTGAAAAAAACGAATCCAACTTTGCAGCACACAAG TGGTATGCAATTTGTATCAGTGATGTTGGAGATTATGAAGGAATCAAGGCTAAAATTGCAAACGCCTTTGTTATCAAAGAGCATTTCCAG AAAGCCATTGAACTGAATCCAAAAGATGCTACATCAATTCATCTTATGGGCATTTG GTGTTACTCCTTTGCTGAAATGCCATGGTACCAAAGGAAAATAGCTGCAATGCTATTTGCAACACCTCCAACATCCACATATAAAGAG GCTCTTCGTTATTTCCACATGGCAGAAGAAG CTGATCCCAATTTCTACAGCAAAAATTTGCTCTTTTTGGGAAAGACATACCTGAAGTTAAACAACAAAAAGATGGCTCTCTTGTGGTTAAGCAAAGCCAAAGACTATCCTGCGCATACAGAGGAGGACAAACAG gtACAGAAAGAAGCTTTGGAGCTGCTTAATTCTATATAA
- the RMDN1 gene encoding regulator of microtubule dynamics protein 1 isoform X3 encodes MAALARAQPFRRGPACLGRPLLRRQGGPGARRGAGGSEALGKGFTRGVLLSTGSFLVYETYRLISRSAEVHASFKVEEVIEQADYLYGSGETEKLYRLLVQHKNSEDAELLWRLARASRDLAQLSSTSTEEKKQLVYEALEYAKKALEKNESNFAAHKWYAICISDVGDYEGIKAKIANAFVIKEHFQALRYFHMAEEADPNFYSKNLLFLGKTYLKLNNKKMALLWLSKAKDYPAHTEEDKQVQKEALELLNSI; translated from the exons ATGGCGGCGCTGGCGCGGGCGCAGCCcttccgccgcggccccgcctgCCTGGGGAGGCCGCTGCTGCGGCGGCAGGGggggcccggcgcccgccgcggggccggcggcagcgag GCGCTTGGAAAAGGCTTTACGAGGGGGGTTTTGCTGTCAACAGGGTCCTTTCTGGTTTATGAAACTTACAGGCTGATTTCTCGCTCTGCTGAGGTTCATGCAAGCTTCAAAG TAGAAGAAGTTATAGAGCAAGCAGATTACCTGTATGGGAGTGGAGAAACTGAAAAACTCTATCGGTTGCTGGTTCAACATAAAAATAG CGAGGATGCAGAGCTGTTGTGGCGGCTGGCACGGGCATCACGTGATCTAGCTCAGCTTAGTAGTActtctacagaggaaaaaaagcaactggTTTATGAAGCCCTTGAGTATGCAAAAAAGGCACTTGAAAAAAACGAATCCAACTTTGCAGCACACAAG TGGTATGCAATTTGTATCAGTGATGTTGGAGATTATGAAGGAATCAAGGCTAAAATTGCAAACGCCTTTGTTATCAAAGAGCATTTCCAG GCTCTTCGTTATTTCCACATGGCAGAAGAAG CTGATCCCAATTTCTACAGCAAAAATTTGCTCTTTTTGGGAAAGACATACCTGAAGTTAAACAACAAAAAGATGGCTCTCTTGTGGTTAAGCAAAGCCAAAGACTATCCTGCGCATACAGAGGAGGACAAACAG gtACAGAAAGAAGCTTTGGAGCTGCTTAATTCTATATAA
- the RMDN1 gene encoding regulator of microtubule dynamics protein 1 isoform X2 produces the protein MAALARAQPFRRGPACLGRPLLRRQGGPGARRGAGGSEALGKGFTRGVLLSTGSFLVYETYRLISRSAEVHASFKEEVIEQADYLYGSGETEKLYRLLVQHKNSEDAELLWRLARASRDLAQLSSTSTEEKKQLVYEALEYAKKALEKNESNFAAHKWYAICISDVGDYEGIKAKIANAFVIKEHFQKAIELNPKDATSIHLMGIWCYSFAEMPWYQRKIAAMLFATPPTSTYKEALRYFHMAEEADPNFYSKNLLFLGKTYLKLNNKKMALLWLSKAKDYPAHTEEDKQVQKEALELLNSI, from the exons ATGGCGGCGCTGGCGCGGGCGCAGCCcttccgccgcggccccgcctgCCTGGGGAGGCCGCTGCTGCGGCGGCAGGGggggcccggcgcccgccgcggggccggcggcagcgag GCGCTTGGAAAAGGCTTTACGAGGGGGGTTTTGCTGTCAACAGGGTCCTTTCTGGTTTATGAAACTTACAGGCTGATTTCTCGCTCTGCTGAGGTTCATGCAAGCTTCAAAG AAGAAGTTATAGAGCAAGCAGATTACCTGTATGGGAGTGGAGAAACTGAAAAACTCTATCGGTTGCTGGTTCAACATAAAAATAG CGAGGATGCAGAGCTGTTGTGGCGGCTGGCACGGGCATCACGTGATCTAGCTCAGCTTAGTAGTActtctacagaggaaaaaaagcaactggTTTATGAAGCCCTTGAGTATGCAAAAAAGGCACTTGAAAAAAACGAATCCAACTTTGCAGCACACAAG TGGTATGCAATTTGTATCAGTGATGTTGGAGATTATGAAGGAATCAAGGCTAAAATTGCAAACGCCTTTGTTATCAAAGAGCATTTCCAG AAAGCCATTGAACTGAATCCAAAAGATGCTACATCAATTCATCTTATGGGCATTTG GTGTTACTCCTTTGCTGAAATGCCATGGTACCAAAGGAAAATAGCTGCAATGCTATTTGCAACACCTCCAACATCCACATATAAAGAG GCTCTTCGTTATTTCCACATGGCAGAAGAAG CTGATCCCAATTTCTACAGCAAAAATTTGCTCTTTTTGGGAAAGACATACCTGAAGTTAAACAACAAAAAGATGGCTCTCTTGTGGTTAAGCAAAGCCAAAGACTATCCTGCGCATACAGAGGAGGACAAACAG gtACAGAAAGAAGCTTTGGAGCTGCTTAATTCTATATAA